Genomic segment of Mercurialis annua linkage group LG6, ddMerAnnu1.2, whole genome shotgun sequence:
AATTATTCTAAActtattttttgcaataaaaatataaattatagggATCTAactcaaaaatgaagagttttaagattaattgctcaaaaaataGGATTAAATGACTTTGCGCCACAAGTTCAGAGGGCATGTTGACTCTTTGTTCATTTAATTTTGGTTGCCACGTTAGAAAAATCAAATGCAATTAAATTAATGTATATATTTAACaagaatcaaaattaaaaaaaaaataagattataATTATAGTTGCTAAAAATAGTTGtccgataaaaaaaatcatttcttAAATAATGTAAAAGGAGAGGAAAAACATACCAAAGACAATAGCGAGAGTGAAGGAAATAGAGGAAGGAATATAAGGACAAATGAAAGGTCCAACAACCAAAGGAAGAACAACCGTGACGAGATCCAATTCATTTTTTGTTGCGAAATCTAGCGCTGTCTTTTCCGTTACAGTCTTCGAAACCAAATACGACGAGCTTATAGACGACGACTGTGTATTTCTTCTACAAATATCAATATCACTCCACGTACTTTCATCTGTTACACTTAAACCCTTGTCATTGTACATAATTGTCGCTAAAGTAGAAGTATAAACAACTTTTTTCACTGATTTTGAGTTCAAAGATGCATTTAAAATGCCTAATAATCCTTCTACCGCTGTTTTTGTCGCCAATTCTTCTGCTTCTTTTCCTTCAGTTTTCATAGGATGTGCCACGTGGAATACACCTACGCAACCTTCAATTGCCTCTTTGAAACTCTCGGGTTTGTTTAACTCTGCATTGTAGATTTTTAGCCTTTCTGCAGCTCCCGGTAGGTTTGTTATGTAACTAAGGTCTCTTTTATTTTCTACAATGGCAGATTTCACAAGAAAATAAGTTTTCTGAATTTATTGAAGTTGCCGCTCGGATACGGAAACGACATAAAACAGaatatctatttttaataaaaaaaataagaaaagataTGAAAcgtgaaaaaacatgtaaataatataaatattacaaCTTGTAAgttctatttataaaatatacatttCATGTAAATGAAttactatatattttataacaatcaatgaaataatttatttaaacatactctaaaattaagtttataacaaataaataacCACAAtcgaaaatatttaaaagtttcaaagttacaacaaaaaataataaatttattgtcagtaaattttttattagtggatgactttttatattttctatataatatCTATTATTAACGAAACAAATATGAATTCTAAAGAATCTTGGTCCTCGAAACGCTCCGGATATGAGAGATGCATCTCCCTCAAAATAAAtgtcaaaatgaaaaaaaaaaaactcatatgTTTTTTTGATAGAAATAgttcatatatataatttttaaatcttgtaaaaataaaaataaaaccaaaatataAAACTCAGATAAATTTACGTGAAAATACGTGTTTAggtaaagaaattaaattgaattatatagCTTAAAGAGTATAAATGTTAAACAGACGAGCACTCCCTCTCTCTCCgattatctaaaaaaaaaaaaattgtaggaTGAGAAGGAAAAACAGACCTGGGTTGGATCTAACAGTAGCTCTGACAGTGTAACCACGTTGAAGAAGCCTCATAATCAGCCATGATGCTACATAACCTGTTCCGCCAGTTACACAAACTGTGCCATTCTTTTCTTCCATTGCAGTAGATCTTGCTACAGAGATGAGATAGCTCctaagataattatatttatgatcATTTAATAAATGTCTCAAGATGCACCAGCTAGCTAGCATTTATACATAGAATGATAGCCAACTGTTAGTATTGTTTTGGTTATGGTTAATTTCAATTTGGTGCTTGAATTTGTTCGATAATAACAATTCAGTATTTGAATAAATATTTGTACCAATTTAGTGTATGAACCAGCTAAAAATGACATACAAATATTATTATCAGGTCAACTTTAGATTGCCAGTTATAAGACTGATGGACTTACATTAAAGAGTCattttatcctttaattttatataagatatcaaaaaaaaaaattacaatatctTGATAAAAGATCTAAAATTTAATACGATTGGATTATTtatctctatatttttttatcataagtGAGAATGTGAAGACGGGTCTCTTGATATAAAtacttaattatatttaattaatttaaaataagtatACATAATCTTTAATCCAAATCCaaatctaattataatttattttaaaataaatttattttttaaaatatcttaatcaataaaaatcaattgtaatatcttaattaagtatactattatattattttaataaaaatatcaacaatgaaatattaatttaaaataactgTCTCTAATTACTTAACATAAAAtcatattcaattaaattttaatggaTTTCTTTGATAGCGAATTACGAACGATGTACCTCAtactgatatttttttaatttatcaatgaATGTTCATCgtgattatttaatttaatcaataatattttaattgatagtaatattttaatcattattaaGAACAACAAGGctaaaaattgtcatttaagaATATCAAGCATTTGACAAAGTAGTTAATTATAACACTAATAGTAATAAATAATATCTATATTATTTTGAAACTATATTTCCTTCGGTCCATAATATTAGTCGTTTTATAATATCtcacataaattaaaaagataatgaTATATCTtgatttatatgtatttttactAAATCATTCACTTAATTACTAATAGTTTTACGTTTCACTAGTTTTTTTTAGTCGCACTTAGTATTTATCTGTAAGGGATAAACTTGGCAATAGCAATCAATGTTCTCTTAATGTTCTAACGTAAATAATATTATGTATAAAAGATTTTTTTCCAAAGCGACAATACTATGAACATGTGGGAGTAATaattactactccctccgtcccgtttaagaagtctcatattctattttgggatgtcccatttaaaaagtctcattactatttttagaatattttgccattgaataccccattttacccttactttagttatcttaaaagagttctatggaaaatttcactatcattaataggggcaaaacatgaaaaaacatgaaaagacaaaaataattaatgttttcttaatctgtgtgtaaagtcaaatgggacttctaaagtgggacggagggagtatataataGTTTAACCGATTCAAACATCAAATTGACATCAAAATTTGTTCAAACACCAAATTGTTATTATTGAATAAATTCAAATACTAAATATACAATTATCCTTTTTGGTTATAGAATTTTATTGACATGTGCGACTTTAGTATATAAATCCATAACGTGAAAGAAATTTAATTTGCACGATGTCATCGATGAATGTTATCCTCTTCAATCCACCTATTTTACAACTGTTCTCATTAATTATTATCTCCCTAAGATCTGCTTCAATTAAGGGTCActgtttttacttttaaaataccCCAACAAGTAATTAATATTCCATCAGATATTGAGGAAACTGAAAATcgtatattttaaataactccTTCGCCATAATTTAATGGAAAGAATGCCTTGTCTATCTATAATTGTGATCAGAATGATAAAATTAACTAGTCGAGTACCCGCGCAATTGCGCgggataatattaataattaatttaaatttatgttatatctattttgttaaaatataaaatatagtaaaaatatagataaaatttgatacaaaaataaaatacaatgttatataatttataaaactaatagaaatatattattaaatctcttaaattttgtgtactttattttattctGACTTGTACTAACTCTAATAAtcgatttaaaaaaacattatataactATAATACATTTTGTTTTACTTTTCActttactaaaaatatatttgttggatgtttggatttatttctttgAAAAAGCTTTTTGTATCGCTCGGTATTTTTTTATCTGGTTGTTATGAAGGGTGGATCATATACTATTATATTCtctataattgaaaataaaatgattttttcattGTAAAAAgcaaacttttgaattttgaattgtAAAATACAATTCGAATGACAATGTTAAAgaaaatgtaaataatattttcgctactattttaaatatgtttgtcTTTTCTACCATTGATAACAAAATTTCTTTTTCATTATAAAAGATTggcttttaaattttgattgtaatataaaatttgaattatgacacgttaatttttttgatcattttctaactataattaatttgcTAAATTTATTCTGACTATAGGGTCAAATTTTCCAtagttttattataatttgcAGCTTACTTTTAATTAGGGGTGgacatggaccggttaaccggtccacgGAGGAAATTTATAAACCGGTACATAGTAGTAcggttttgaaaattaaaaacctagACCTAAAATTTTAGACGGTTAACcattaaatcggttaaccatttaGAACGGTTTGTTTTTTTGgtttgcggtttttaaccatgaAACCATTAGACAAATTAGATATGAAAGAtttaatttatagataaaattttaaacataaactaataattaaactctaatctTCATTTtaggtaaatattttattaagaaagatGAAGttctttcaatatatatatatatatatatattcttttaaaataaaaatatatcgcaacataaaatatttagtaaatatatttttgtgtttagaATTTTTTGTATGTagattataaaatgtattttatttaaatcattaaaaagtatgcatgtatatacataaaaaataattataaaagtatatattatttataaaccggttaaccgattaACCACGGTTTTTAAAACTCcgaaacctaaacctaaaccattaaccataaaaattcaaaattaaaacctaaacctaaattcttggaccggttaaccacattttccgattcggttttacggtttcggttcggttaatcggtttgaccggttttttgcccacccctaccTTTAATTACACAAATAATGGTATACATACCAATAaatgataactcaaatggtataaacattAAACGACAATT
This window contains:
- the LOC126687039 gene encoding vestitone reductase isoform X1 is translated as MEEKNGTVCVTGGTGYVASWLIMRLLQRGYTVRATVRSNPENKRDLSYITNLPGAAERLKIYNAELNKPESFKEAIEGCVGVFHVAHPMKTEGKEAEELATKTAVEGLLGILNASLNSKSVKKVVYTSTLATIMYNDKGLSVTDESTWSDIDICRRNTQSSSISSSYLVSKTVTEKTALDFATKNELDLVTVVLPLVVGPFICPYIPSSISFTLAIVFGKQEMYKNVNNFYMVHIDDAVDAHIFLFENPNAKGRYICSSIQMTTYATVQFLSAKYHEYQASTISSDDFKETEDCMISKLSSMKLLDLGFKYRFGMEEMFDGAIQCCKDRGFLRHINHVSNNTKEDNIV
- the LOC126687039 gene encoding vestitone reductase isoform X2 — encoded protein: MEEKNGTVCVTGGTGYVASWLIMRLLQRGYTVRATVRSNPENKRDLSYITNLPGAAERLKIYNAELNKPESFKEAIEGCVGVFHVAHPMKTEGKEAEELATKTAVEGLLGILNASLNSKSVKKVVYTSTLATIMYNDKGLSVTDESTWSDIDICRRNTQSSSISSSYLVSKTVTEKTALDFATKNELDLVTVVLPLVVGPFICPYIPSSISFTLAIVFGKQEMYKNVNNFYMVHIDDAVDAHIFLFENPNAKGRYICSSIQMTTYATVQFLSAKYHEYQASTISDDFKETEDCMISKLSSMKLLDLGFKYRFGMEEMFDGAIQCCKDRGFLRHINHVSNNTKEDNIV